The following are from one region of the Vicugna pacos chromosome 9, VicPac4, whole genome shotgun sequence genome:
- the LOC102532310 gene encoding calmodulin-like, with the protein MADQLTEEQIAEFKEASSLFDKDGDGTITTKELGTVMRSLGQNPTEAELQDMINEVDADGNGTIDFLEFLTMMARKTKDTDSEEEIREAFRVFDKDGNGYFSAAELRHVMTNLGEKLIDEEVDEMIREADIDGDGQVNYEEFVQMMTAK; encoded by the coding sequence ATGGCTGACCAGCTGACTGAAGAGCAGATTGCAGAATTCAAAGAAGCCTCTTCACTATTTGACAAGGATGGTGATGGAACTATAACAACAAAGGAATTGGGAACTGTAATGAGGTCGCTTGGGCAGAATCCCACAGAAGCAGAGTTACAAGACATGATAAATGAAGTAGATGCTGATGGTAATGGCACAATTGACTTCCTGGAATTTCTGACAATGATGGCAAGAAAAACGAAAGACACAGACAGTGAAGAAGAAATTAGAGAAGCATTCCGTGTGTTTGATAAGGATGGCAATGGCTATTTTAGTGCAGCAGAGCTTCGCCATGTGATGACAAACCTTGGAGAAAAGTTAATAGATGAAGAGGTTGATGAAATGATCAGGGAAGCAGATATTGATGGTGATGGTCAAGTAAACTATGAAGAGTTTGTACAAATGATGACAGCAAAGTGA